Proteins co-encoded in one Flavobacteriaceae bacterium MAR_2009_75 genomic window:
- a CDS encoding 5-(carboxyamino)imidazole ribonucleotide synthase, producing the protein MNMPVKNNRNYFSSSFNLGILGGGQLGKMLLYETRKFDIKTKVLDASDEAPCKIACNQFVQGSLMDYDTVIDFAKDVDVLTIEIENVNLDALEKLEQEGKMVYPPTKALRIIQNKAKQKLFYVDHGIPTAEFSRFAYKSEIEDSIENGGIKFPFIWKAAQFGYDGQGVKVVRKLEDLDALPSGECIAEEMIDFKNELAVIVCRSANGEVKTYPVVEMEFHPEANQVEYVICPARINEDVARKAQEVALQVSEKIEHVGLLAVELFQTQNDKILVNEVAPRPHNSGHYSIEASYTNQFEQHIRAILNLPLGDTKSKVAGIMVNLVGAENHTGDVHYENMEEILSLEGVTPHIYGKKQTRPFRKMGHVTIVNQDITKAREIAQKVKETIKVISK; encoded by the coding sequence ATGAACATGCCAGTAAAAAACAACAGAAACTATTTTTCTTCTAGCTTCAACCTAGGTATTCTTGGTGGTGGCCAATTGGGGAAGATGCTACTCTATGAAACAAGAAAATTTGATATCAAAACCAAGGTGCTCGATGCCTCGGACGAAGCGCCCTGCAAAATTGCCTGTAACCAATTCGTACAAGGCAGTTTGATGGATTATGATACCGTAATCGATTTCGCCAAAGACGTAGATGTACTTACGATTGAAATCGAGAACGTAAACCTTGATGCCCTTGAGAAACTAGAGCAAGAAGGTAAAATGGTCTACCCACCGACCAAAGCTCTTCGTATTATACAGAACAAGGCAAAGCAAAAGCTGTTTTATGTAGATCACGGTATACCCACCGCGGAATTTAGCAGATTTGCCTATAAAAGCGAAATTGAGGACAGTATCGAAAATGGTGGAATAAAATTTCCTTTTATCTGGAAAGCCGCTCAATTTGGCTATGACGGTCAGGGGGTCAAGGTCGTAAGAAAGCTAGAAGACTTAGACGCCTTACCTTCTGGGGAATGTATCGCCGAAGAAATGATCGATTTCAAAAACGAACTTGCGGTTATCGTATGCCGCAGTGCCAACGGCGAAGTGAAAACATATCCGGTCGTAGAAATGGAGTTTCATCCCGAAGCCAATCAAGTAGAATATGTTATTTGCCCGGCCCGAATCAATGAAGATGTCGCACGCAAAGCTCAAGAAGTAGCGTTACAGGTTTCGGAGAAAATAGAACATGTAGGCTTGTTGGCGGTCGAACTTTTTCAAACACAAAACGATAAAATTTTGGTGAACGAAGTAGCTCCAAGGCCCCATAACAGTGGTCATTACAGCATTGAAGCGAGTTACACCAATCAATTCGAGCAGCACATTCGCGCAATTCTTAACTTACCTTTAGGAGATACAAAAAGTAAGGTTGCCGGTATAATGGTAAATTTGGTCGGTGCAGAAAACCACACGGGCGATGTGCACTATGAAAATATGGAAGAAATTCTTAGTCTTGAGGGCGTGACCCCACATATTTATGGTAAGAAGCAAACAAGGCCATTTAGAAAGATGGGGCATGTTACCATTGTGAACCAAGACATTACAAAAGCACGCGAAATAGCACAAAAGGTAAAAGAAACTATAAAAGTCATTAGTAAATAA